From the genome of Cognaticolwellia beringensis, one region includes:
- the fliE gene encoding flagellar hook-basal body complex protein FliE yields MDIKTNSLYAQMQSMSMEAMGNRLPIGEENGMGTPPVSKAGGDFGSLLKDAINNVNELQQDVGAKRTAFEMGDRSVTLADTMIAGSKAGIAFDATVQIRNKFVEAYKEIMSMPV; encoded by the coding sequence ATGGATATTAAAACTAATTCTTTATACGCCCAAATGCAAAGCATGTCGATGGAAGCTATGGGGAATCGACTTCCTATAGGTGAAGAAAATGGCATGGGCACGCCTCCAGTCAGTAAAGCGGGTGGTGACTTTGGTAGCTTGTTAAAAGATGCAATAAATAATGTTAATGAACTACAACAAGATGTTGGTGCAAAACGTACAGCGTTTGAAATGGGTGATCGCAGTGTTACCTTGGCCGATACTATGATTGCAGGCTCTAAAGCTGGTATTGCTTTTGATGCAACCGTTCAGATTAGAAATAAGTTTGTTGAAGCTTACAAAGAAATTATGAGTATGCCGGTTTAG
- the fliG gene encoding flagellar motor switch protein FliG translates to MSDENQELAAQQPSGFDVNKLDGGEKAAILLLSLSEEDAAQILKHLEPKQVQKVGMIMAGMEDFTQQKITAVHKLFINEIQNFSTIGFQSEEFVRKALTAALGEDKAGNLIDQIVMGGGAKGLDSLKWMDSKQVANIIRNEHPQIQTIVLSYLDPEQSAEIMTQFADKVRLDLMMRIANLEEVQPAALQELNEIMEKQFAGQAGAQAAKMGGLKAAADIMNYLDTNVEGMLMDSIREHDEEMSQQIQDLMFVFENLADVDDRGIQAILREVQQDALMKAIKGADEALREKIMANMSKRAAEMLADDLEAMGPVRISEVEAAQKEILAVARRLSDSGEIMLGGGGGGDEFL, encoded by the coding sequence ATGAGTGATGAAAATCAAGAACTAGCAGCACAACAGCCGTCTGGATTTGACGTCAATAAACTTGATGGTGGTGAAAAAGCTGCGATCTTATTGTTGAGTCTTTCAGAAGAAGATGCGGCACAAATACTAAAACACTTAGAGCCTAAGCAAGTGCAAAAAGTGGGTATGATCATGGCCGGTATGGAAGATTTTACTCAACAAAAAATCACGGCTGTGCATAAGTTGTTTATCAACGAAATTCAAAATTTCTCTACTATTGGCTTCCAAAGTGAAGAGTTTGTGCGTAAAGCATTAACCGCAGCATTAGGCGAAGATAAAGCCGGTAACCTCATCGACCAAATTGTTATGGGCGGTGGTGCTAAGGGACTTGATTCCTTGAAATGGATGGACTCCAAGCAGGTAGCGAACATTATTCGTAATGAGCATCCTCAAATACAGACCATTGTTTTATCTTATTTAGACCCTGAACAGTCGGCAGAGATAATGACACAGTTCGCTGATAAAGTTCGCTTAGATCTTATGATGCGTATCGCCAATTTAGAAGAAGTTCAGCCGGCGGCATTACAAGAATTAAACGAGATTATGGAGAAACAGTTTGCGGGTCAAGCAGGTGCACAAGCAGCGAAAATGGGCGGCTTGAAAGCAGCAGCAGATATCATGAACTACTTAGACACAAATGTTGAAGGTATGTTGATGGATTCAATTCGCGAACATGACGAAGAAATGAGTCAACAAATACAAGACTTAATGTTTGTCTTTGAAAATCTTGCCGACGTTGACGACAGAGGTATTCAAGCCATCTTAAGAGAAGTTCAGCAAGACGCGCTAATGAAAGCGATAAAAGGTGCTGACGAAGCCTTAAGAGAAAAAATTATGGCTAATATGTCTAAACGTGCAGCAGAAATGTTAGCCGATGACCTTGAAGCGATGGGACCCGTTCGCATCAGTGAAGTTGAAGCCGCACAGAAAGAAATTTTGGCTGTTGCTCGTCGCTTATCTGACTCAGGTGAAATTATGCTTGGCGGTGGTGGTGGTGGCGATGAATTCTTATAA
- a CDS encoding IS4 family transposase, producing MPSLSDLFTFDSNTLDPRITKSLFTAADSLINGAALTLTSMGRHAASLQGKSEKHAIKRIDRLLGSQPLYQNRQSFYQDIARLFITTPHPLIHVDWSTVYNYNFVMLRAAISIGGRAVTIYEEVHPESKHTNHQVHLNFIANLKKILPEDIQPIICTDAGFKIPWFKAIEAQQWYWLARTRGTVKCQRQGESDWHYVSKCHHLALSIASELKGVILSKAHQFVCRGVLFKGRKMYRHKLNRKGVTTKCKTNIKSSKSAKEPWFLVSNLPRNTFKPQHLVNMYKRRMAIEESFRDCKNEYYGLGLSRSLSRSVERLQVILLLSMMVQFYLYCVGKAAESAGYHRQFQANSVKTKRVLSYGYLALRILQHKRYYISDKMIISAMKALIHESLY from the coding sequence ATGCCTTCATTATCAGACTTATTCACCTTTGATTCAAACACTTTAGATCCTAGAATTACAAAATCTCTTTTTACTGCTGCTGATAGTCTCATCAATGGTGCGGCATTGACCTTAACCTCGATGGGAAGACACGCTGCTAGCTTGCAGGGTAAATCAGAAAAACACGCGATAAAACGTATCGATAGACTGCTTGGGAGTCAGCCTTTATATCAGAATAGGCAGTCATTTTACCAGGACATTGCACGGCTGTTTATTACGACACCCCACCCACTTATTCATGTGGACTGGTCCACCGTCTACAACTATAACTTCGTCATGCTCAGAGCCGCCATTTCTATTGGAGGACGTGCAGTTACGATCTATGAGGAAGTTCATCCTGAAAGTAAACACACGAACCACCAAGTACACTTGAACTTCATTGCTAATTTAAAAAAGATATTACCTGAAGATATTCAGCCTATTATATGCACGGATGCGGGCTTTAAAATCCCGTGGTTTAAAGCGATCGAGGCTCAGCAATGGTACTGGCTTGCAAGGACAAGAGGCACTGTAAAATGCCAACGTCAAGGTGAAAGCGATTGGCATTATGTGAGCAAATGTCACCATCTTGCGCTCTCTATAGCAAGTGAGCTCAAAGGCGTAATCTTATCAAAGGCTCATCAATTTGTTTGTCGTGGTGTCTTATTCAAAGGACGAAAGATGTATCGCCATAAGCTTAATCGAAAGGGCGTAACCACAAAATGTAAAACCAATATAAAGAGTTCAAAGTCAGCTAAAGAGCCTTGGTTCTTAGTATCTAATTTACCTAGAAATACATTTAAACCGCAGCATTTAGTGAATATGTATAAACGAAGAATGGCCATTGAAGAATCCTTTAGAGACTGTAAAAATGAATACTATGGCTTAGGCTTGTCTCGTAGTTTAAGCCGTTCAGTAGAAAGGCTGCAGGTTATTTTACTGTTAAGTATGATGGTTCAATTTTATCTATATTGTGTAGGCAAGGCAGCGGAATCAGCAGGCTATCATCGGCAATTCCAAGCAAACTCGGTGAAAACTAAGCGTGTGCTATCTTATGGGTATTTAGCGCTAAGGATCCTACAACATAAGCGGTATTATATATCGGATAAGATGATAATCAGTGCAATGAAGGCACTGATTCATGAAAGTTTATATTGA
- the fliI gene encoding flagellar protein export ATPase FliI, producing the protein MVDINRITERLKDCEKLIHPHSVSVAGRLVRVVGLTLEAVGVKAPVGSQCLVETSQGDLIAEIVGFSQDITFLMPEQSLQGVLPGARVVPLSTKARLPLSMDLLGRVIDGVGKPLDGKGPIKASDNYQYNSKPINPLSRRAITEPLDVGVRSINSFLTVGVGQRMGLFAGSGVGKSVLLGMMTRGTTADVIVVGLIGERGREVKEFIEEILGEEGRARSVVIAAPADNSPLMRLKGCETAVQISEYFRDQGLNVLLLIDSLTRYAQAQREIALAVGEPPATKGYPPSVFSKLPQLVERAGNGGDGQGSISAFFTVLTEGDDLQDPIADAARAILDGHIVLSRKLADAGHYPAVDIEGSISRVMPMVTSEEHQQLARQLRQVYALYQENKDLISIGAYSRGTDPRIDQAIDLQPVIQFFLQQKMLEIIPYDQSLTQLQEVLAAAQAHAQQNQPAQ; encoded by the coding sequence ATGGTTGATATAAATCGCATAACCGAACGTTTAAAAGACTGTGAAAAGCTTATTCACCCGCATAGTGTGTCTGTTGCAGGGCGTTTAGTTCGAGTGGTTGGTTTAACGTTAGAAGCGGTGGGTGTTAAAGCGCCAGTTGGTAGCCAATGTTTGGTTGAAACATCACAGGGCGATCTTATTGCAGAAATTGTAGGTTTCTCACAAGACATTACCTTTTTAATGCCAGAGCAGAGCTTGCAAGGTGTATTGCCTGGCGCCCGTGTCGTTCCATTATCTACGAAAGCACGATTACCCTTATCTATGGATTTGCTCGGCCGAGTTATTGACGGCGTCGGTAAGCCACTCGATGGTAAAGGCCCAATAAAAGCCTCTGATAACTATCAATATAACAGTAAACCCATTAACCCATTGTCAAGGCGCGCTATTACAGAACCACTCGATGTTGGCGTTCGGTCAATTAATAGTTTTCTTACCGTTGGCGTAGGGCAACGAATGGGCTTATTTGCCGGTTCAGGTGTCGGTAAAAGTGTGCTTTTAGGTATGATGACAAGGGGCACAACCGCCGATGTTATCGTCGTGGGGTTAATTGGCGAGCGTGGGCGAGAAGTTAAAGAGTTTATTGAAGAAATTTTAGGTGAAGAAGGTCGAGCACGCTCTGTTGTAATCGCAGCACCTGCCGACAACTCGCCATTAATGCGCCTTAAAGGCTGTGAAACCGCAGTGCAAATCAGTGAATACTTTCGCGACCAAGGCTTAAATGTTTTACTGTTGATAGATTCCCTTACACGATATGCACAGGCGCAACGTGAAATTGCCTTAGCGGTAGGTGAGCCTCCCGCAACTAAAGGCTATCCGCCTTCAGTTTTTTCTAAATTACCTCAGCTTGTAGAACGTGCAGGTAATGGCGGCGATGGTCAAGGTTCAATTAGTGCATTTTTTACCGTATTAACCGAAGGTGATGACTTGCAAGACCCCATTGCAGATGCTGCTCGTGCCATTCTAGATGGTCATATTGTCTTGTCTCGAAAATTAGCTGATGCGGGGCATTATCCTGCGGTAGATATTGAAGGCTCTATCAGTCGTGTTATGCCAATGGTAACCAGCGAAGAGCATCAGCAGCTTGCTAGGCAATTGCGTCAAGTTTATGCCTTATATCAAGAGAACAAAGATTTAATATCCATTGGTGCTTATAGCAGAGGTACTGATCCAAGAATAGATCAAGCGATTGACCTACAACCGGTTATTCAATTTTTCTTACAACAAAAAATGCTCGAAATTATCCCATACGATCAAAGCTTAACCCAGTTGCAGGAAGTATTAGCAGCAGCACAAGCACACGCTCAACAAAATCAGCCAGCACAATGA
- the fliF gene encoding flagellar basal-body MS-ring/collar protein FliF, whose protein sequence is MADTTDNTNLMLADGNNDLVAGDGADDAVGEQKSGLAGAMGNVDFLRQMTIVIALAICFAIAIFVIMLANQPEYRFLTKLPTEQLIKTMDFLDSNKVEYRQENNTISVESDEYQNVKLMLAREGLTDAPSQGSEILMQDMGFGVSQRLESERLKHSREQQLARTIEELKSISRARVLLAIPRENVFAKREKNPSATVVLTLQRGRLLSEEEVDAVVDIVASAVQSLNPNRVTVTDQNGRLLNSGSQDSVSSRSRKEFEIEQKREAEYMNKIDSILIPVVGLGNFTAQVDVAMDFTNTEETQRRYNSDLPALRSEMKVEDNTIGGLLGGIPGALTNQPPLDSNIPEDATGNAQQRSMPGRKHTESTRNYELDEAISYTKQQTGVIHRISVSVALDYLPGVNAEGEPMPTPRSVQEMANIRRLLQGSIGFNLQRGDSLDVVTLPFSRAEVIAVEAVPLWKDPTIYKYAKLIGAVILISILFFAVVRPMLKRLIHPEQTPSDYGDKSLDSHIDLGDETMDMLTSEFDAGAVGFAPDGSLQLPDLHRDEDVLKAVRALVANEPELSSQVVKSWLNEDE, encoded by the coding sequence GTGGCCGATACAACAGACAATACAAATTTAATGTTAGCCGATGGAAACAACGATTTAGTCGCTGGCGACGGAGCAGATGATGCCGTTGGTGAACAGAAGTCGGGTTTAGCGGGAGCCATGGGTAATGTTGATTTTCTGCGTCAAATGACGATAGTTATTGCGCTAGCTATTTGTTTTGCAATTGCCATTTTTGTCATCATGTTAGCTAACCAGCCAGAGTATCGTTTTTTAACCAAATTGCCGACCGAGCAACTGATTAAAACTATGGACTTTCTTGACAGTAATAAAGTGGAATACCGTCAAGAAAACAACACTATATCTGTTGAAAGTGATGAATACCAAAACGTTAAATTAATGCTTGCTCGTGAAGGCTTAACTGATGCTCCTTCGCAAGGTAGCGAAATTCTTATGCAAGACATGGGTTTTGGTGTCAGTCAACGTTTGGAAAGTGAGCGCTTAAAGCATTCCCGAGAGCAACAACTCGCTCGTACGATTGAAGAACTAAAATCTATTTCACGCGCTCGTGTATTATTAGCTATTCCACGTGAAAACGTTTTTGCTAAACGTGAGAAAAACCCATCGGCAACTGTCGTGCTAACCTTGCAGCGTGGTCGTTTATTGTCTGAAGAAGAAGTTGACGCCGTTGTTGATATTGTCGCATCAGCGGTACAAAGTCTTAATCCCAATCGTGTAACGGTGACCGATCAAAACGGCCGATTATTAAATTCTGGCTCACAAGATTCAGTTTCTTCACGTTCACGTAAAGAATTTGAAATTGAACAAAAGCGCGAAGCTGAATATATGAATAAAATCGATTCGATTTTAATTCCAGTCGTCGGACTAGGTAACTTTACCGCACAAGTTGACGTCGCGATGGATTTTACTAATACCGAAGAAACTCAACGCCGATATAATTCAGATTTACCCGCTTTGCGCAGCGAGATGAAAGTTGAAGATAATACCATTGGCGGATTACTGGGTGGCATTCCAGGCGCGTTAACTAATCAACCACCGCTTGATAGCAATATTCCAGAAGATGCGACCGGTAATGCTCAACAACGCAGTATGCCGGGCCGAAAACATACAGAGTCAACGCGTAACTATGAGCTCGACGAAGCCATTAGTTATACAAAGCAACAAACTGGCGTTATTCATCGTATTAGTGTTTCGGTTGCCTTGGATTACCTACCCGGTGTTAATGCTGAAGGCGAACCTATGCCAACACCACGCTCTGTGCAAGAAATGGCTAATATTCGCCGTTTATTGCAAGGCAGTATTGGCTTTAATTTACAACGAGGTGACTCATTAGACGTCGTTACTTTACCGTTTTCTCGTGCAGAAGTGATAGCAGTGGAAGCCGTACCCTTATGGAAAGATCCTACCATTTATAAATATGCCAAATTGATTGGCGCGGTGATCTTAATTTCTATACTGTTTTTTGCTGTAGTACGTCCGATGTTAAAACGCTTAATTCATCCGGAACAAACCCCGAGTGACTACGGTGACAAGTCGCTTGATAGTCATATTGATTTGGGTGATGAGACCATGGATATGCTAACATCAGAATTTGATGCTGGCGCAGTTGGCTTCGCACCAGACGGTAGTTTACAATTACCTGATTTACACCGCGATGAAGATGTATTAAAAGCCGTACGTGCATTAGTGGCAAATGAGCCAGAATTATCATCGCAAGTAGTTAAAAGTTGGTTGAACGAAGATGAGTGA
- a CDS encoding sensor histidine kinase → MALAYSTSTNSSSANPVLNRVLTSFDEVNLKRDQPNRLESENYAGELAFLRQQNKQLQHVIDVMPTGMIMLDGNGIVVKMNDTAQHLLDEPILGQPWFDVIKRSFKPRADDWHEVSLKDGRRVKLEITTLGGQPGQLIMITDLTETRLLQDKLGQLQRLSSLGRMVSKLAHQIRTPLSAAMLYGANLRNKKLNDDARINFQDKLMLRLHDLEQQVNDMLLFAKSGNKAVVESVNVNQLIEQAKQAIEPQVNQAGANVNLYFCEQDCEILGNVSALTGAIHNLIHNSLSVIKADAVIDISAYCQSNYAYISVRDNGPGISAELADKIFEPFYTSRSQGTGLGLAVVKSVTNAHQGEVSLISQPGEGAHFCIKIPLLVGENSNTEITENDASLSKELSNEHK, encoded by the coding sequence ATGGCACTTGCCTATTCGACATCGACCAACTCTTCTTCAGCCAACCCTGTGCTGAATCGTGTATTAACTTCTTTTGATGAGGTTAATTTAAAACGCGATCAACCAAATCGATTAGAAAGCGAAAATTACGCGGGTGAATTGGCGTTTTTACGCCAACAAAATAAACAACTGCAGCATGTTATTGATGTCATGCCAACTGGGATGATCATGCTCGATGGCAACGGTATTGTGGTGAAAATGAATGACACCGCACAACACTTGCTTGATGAACCTATTTTAGGTCAGCCATGGTTTGATGTGATCAAACGTTCATTTAAACCCAGAGCAGATGACTGGCATGAGGTTTCTTTAAAAGATGGCCGTCGTGTCAAACTAGAAATTACTACGTTAGGTGGTCAGCCAGGACAGTTGATCATGATCACTGACTTAACTGAAACTCGACTTTTACAAGATAAGTTAGGCCAATTACAGCGACTATCGTCTTTAGGACGTATGGTGTCTAAATTAGCGCATCAAATTCGTACACCATTGTCTGCTGCGATGTTATATGGCGCAAATCTTCGTAACAAAAAGCTTAACGACGATGCGCGAATAAATTTCCAAGATAAATTAATGCTACGTTTGCATGACCTTGAGCAACAAGTTAACGACATGCTGTTATTTGCAAAAAGTGGCAATAAAGCGGTGGTTGAATCCGTGAATGTTAATCAGCTTATTGAACAAGCAAAACAAGCGATTGAACCGCAAGTTAATCAAGCGGGTGCAAACGTTAATTTATACTTTTGCGAGCAAGACTGTGAAATCTTGGGCAATGTAAGTGCGTTAACTGGCGCAATTCATAACTTAATCCACAATAGTTTATCGGTGATTAAAGCCGATGCTGTTATTGATATTAGTGCCTATTGCCAAAGTAACTATGCCTATATTAGTGTCCGTGACAATGGCCCAGGCATAAGTGCAGAGCTAGCCGATAAAATATTCGAACCTTTTTATACATCAAGAAGTCAAGGCACAGGTCTTGGCCTAGCGGTAGTTAAATCAGTCACTAATGCCCACCAAGGTGAAGTTAGCTTGATAAGCCAACCAGGTGAAGGGGCACATTTTTGCATAAAAATACCGCTTCTGGTGGGAGAGAATTCGAACACAGAAATTACTGAAAATGACGCATCTTTGTCTAAGGAGCTTAGCAATGAGCACAAGTAA
- the fliH gene encoding flagellar assembly protein FliH: MAPHSEPDSETTASIKNEKVDTWSVPNVQPDTAQDDGKTNALGKSRNWRYEPPEETEVSEPVPLTAQDIEEIRQAAFDEGFTQGKEEGFAKGFEEGKASGHQEGLTSGHEEGVTQGLAEGKETSEQQIAAMQTLLEQLHQPLLNVEKNVEAQLLQLVVQLTQAVTKHEAKTNPDILLSAIAEGIKALPGQEPQTQILLNPQDIKLVEQQFGATHIQEQGWRLLAAPQLSPGSCQIENSTSNIDLSVKSRLNEVLESFLQEALHQ, from the coding sequence ATGGCACCGCATTCTGAGCCAGACAGCGAAACGACAGCATCAATAAAAAATGAAAAAGTTGATACTTGGTCAGTGCCCAATGTACAACCAGATACTGCTCAAGACGATGGTAAAACCAATGCGTTAGGAAAATCACGTAATTGGCGTTATGAACCGCCGGAGGAAACTGAAGTTTCTGAGCCTGTACCATTAACAGCGCAAGATATTGAAGAAATTCGTCAAGCAGCATTTGATGAAGGCTTTACTCAAGGTAAAGAGGAAGGGTTTGCTAAAGGTTTTGAAGAAGGTAAAGCCAGTGGCCATCAAGAAGGGCTTACCTCAGGACATGAAGAAGGTGTGACACAAGGACTAGCTGAAGGTAAAGAAACCAGCGAGCAACAAATTGCGGCTATGCAAACGCTGTTAGAGCAATTACATCAGCCTTTGCTTAATGTGGAAAAGAATGTAGAAGCGCAATTATTACAGCTTGTGGTGCAATTAACCCAAGCGGTAACCAAGCATGAAGCGAAAACTAACCCAGATATTTTATTATCGGCGATTGCCGAAGGGATTAAAGCATTACCGGGACAAGAGCCTCAAACACAAATTTTATTGAATCCACAAGACATTAAGTTAGTAGAACAACAATTTGGTGCGACACATATTCAAGAACAAGGCTGGCGTTTACTTGCAGCTCCGCAATTAAGCCCTGGTAGTTGTCAAATTGAAAACAGCACTTCCAATATTGATTTGAGCGTTAAATCGCGCTTAAACGAAGTGTTGGAATCGTTTTTACAAGAAGCTTTACATCAATAA
- the fliJ gene encoding flagellar export protein FliJ codes for MKQLNTLYKFELDKEQKASQALQAAEFDYQQNKDRFKNVSDYRLEYMRRLNQRSLEGIDSATYSHFHAFIAKLDNAAQQVKIAVHQAKALVETRKKQWLEQRRKIQAVELLRDKKLAALQLTANKQEQKMFDEIATQQFLRRQR; via the coding sequence ATGAAACAGTTGAACACCTTATATAAATTTGAGCTCGATAAAGAGCAAAAAGCGTCGCAAGCATTACAAGCGGCGGAATTTGACTATCAGCAAAATAAAGACCGTTTTAAAAATGTCAGTGACTATCGCCTGGAATATATGCGCCGGTTAAATCAGCGTTCATTAGAAGGCATTGATAGCGCAACATATAGCCATTTCCATGCTTTTATCGCGAAACTAGATAACGCTGCCCAGCAAGTTAAAATTGCGGTTCACCAAGCTAAAGCTCTAGTTGAAACCCGTAAAAAACAGTGGTTAGAGCAAAGACGAAAAATACAAGCGGTAGAATTGTTAAGGGATAAAAAACTTGCCGCTCTACAACTAACAGCCAACAAACAAGAACAAAAAATGTTTGATGAAATAGCCACTCAACAATTTCTTCGACGCCAACGTTAA
- a CDS encoding sigma-54-dependent transcriptional regulator, with protein MSTSKIMVVEDDAGLREALVDTLLLAGYQCLAVDSGEDALIKLKSHAVDLVVSDVQMGGMSGLSLLKSIRSNYPKLPVLIMTAYGTIDDAVQAMRDGACNYMAKPFAPEVLLNMVSQYVPLQANDGCDPVVADAQSLELLKLAKKVANTEASVMVLGPSGSGKEVLAQYIHNYSPRSQAPFVAINCAAIPENMLEATLFGYEKGAFTGAIQASPGKFEQAQGGTILLDEITEMDLGLQAKILRVLQEREVERIGGRKTINLDVRVIATSNRDLKDAVQEGIFREDLYYRLNVFPLTWLPLNERRDDILPLATHLISRICQKDGNVIPEFTVAARSKLLAYDWPGNVRELDNVIQRALILQSDRCIDANDLLIDNFETPQVKSESVDSAKADKLGSELKLQEHQIILDTLHACRGSRKDVAERLGISPRTLRYKIARMRDSGIQIPI; from the coding sequence ATGAGCACAAGTAAAATTATGGTTGTTGAAGACGATGCAGGACTTAGAGAAGCACTCGTTGATACTTTACTGTTAGCTGGCTATCAATGTTTAGCAGTAGACTCAGGCGAAGACGCGCTGATAAAACTCAAATCGCATGCTGTCGACTTAGTGGTTAGCGATGTACAAATGGGTGGTATGTCTGGACTATCGTTGTTAAAAAGTATTCGTAGTAATTATCCAAAACTACCGGTATTGATCATGACAGCGTACGGCACCATTGATGACGCTGTACAAGCTATGCGCGACGGTGCCTGTAATTATATGGCGAAACCTTTTGCGCCAGAAGTGTTATTAAATATGGTGAGTCAGTATGTTCCACTACAAGCAAATGACGGTTGTGATCCCGTCGTGGCAGACGCTCAAAGTCTTGAGTTACTTAAACTAGCCAAAAAAGTGGCCAATACTGAAGCTTCTGTGATGGTTTTAGGGCCAAGTGGCTCAGGTAAAGAAGTGCTAGCTCAATATATTCACAATTACTCGCCACGAAGCCAAGCGCCTTTTGTCGCTATTAATTGTGCAGCTATTCCTGAAAATATGCTTGAAGCAACTTTATTTGGTTATGAAAAAGGTGCCTTTACGGGCGCAATTCAAGCCAGCCCAGGTAAGTTTGAACAAGCACAAGGCGGTACCATTTTACTTGATGAAATTACCGAAATGGATTTAGGTTTACAAGCAAAAATTCTGCGGGTGCTACAAGAACGAGAAGTAGAACGCATCGGTGGACGTAAAACGATTAACTTAGATGTTAGGGTCATTGCTACTAGTAACCGCGATCTAAAAGATGCTGTACAAGAAGGCATTTTTAGAGAAGATTTATACTATCGTCTCAATGTATTCCCATTAACGTGGTTGCCACTTAATGAACGTCGAGATGATATTCTGCCACTGGCTACACATCTAATTTCGCGCATTTGTCAAAAAGATGGCAATGTTATTCCTGAATTCACCGTTGCTGCGCGCAGTAAATTATTGGCTTACGACTGGCCTGGTAATGTGCGTGAATTAGATAACGTTATTCAGCGAGCGTTAATTCTACAAAGCGATCGTTGTATCGATGCGAATGATTTATTAATTGATAATTTCGAAACGCCTCAGGTAAAAAGTGAGTCAGTTGACTCAGCCAAAGCTGACAAACTAGGCAGTGAACTTAAATTGCAAGAACATCAAATAATATTAGATACCTTGCATGCTTGTCGAGGCAGTCGCAAAGATGTGGCTGAGCGTCTAGGGATCAGTCCACGCACCTTACGTTATAAAATTGCTCGAATGCGAGATAGTGGTATACAAATTCCAATTTAA